A genomic stretch from Coffea arabica cultivar ET-39 chromosome 10c, Coffea Arabica ET-39 HiFi, whole genome shotgun sequence includes:
- the LOC113714491 gene encoding SUN domain-containing protein 4-like — protein MQRSRRALLQRRALERAICGRNRLCKVSVSVSVSVSAVVVLWGLVFFLNIWFGQSDNYKDGSTDFPVSVRIWDGDKREPDVGQSSASPDGRSSLTETPSVDSTEASCSEAGGTENVNGKLEDLSNDASPDSRFQEQGLGGKSDIATTSVREDSISDRFSLAVPLGLDEFKNRAISSRSRYMSSHAGSIKHRVEPGGAEHNYASSSKGAKVLASNKDAYGASNILSKDKDKYLRNPCSAEEKFVVIELSEETLVDTVEIANFEHHSSNLKEFELLGSQVYPTDTWTKLGNFTAGNTKHAHSFVLPEPKWVRYLKLNLLSHYGSEFYCTLSVFEVYGMDAVERMLEDLISVQDKVIVSDESLSRETHMPHRPVPAEGDSYHNVDSEVEPELAVGHSDTKRVVTTIDVPDPVEEIRQHQVNRMPGDSVLKILMQKVRTLDLNLSVLERYLEELNFRYNKIFREFDREMGEKNVLLENIKSDIRGLQDSKEAMSKEVNDLVAWKSFVSMQLDDIVRSNAVLRLEVEKVRRNQVHMENKGIVIFLVCLTFGFFALVRLLFVDMALSMYRSQNSGKFWSLGSSWFLLLLSCSITIIILSL, from the exons ATGGATCCACAGATTTTCCTGTTAGTGTAAGAATCTGGGATGGTGACAAAAGAGAACCTGATGTGGGGCAAAGTTCTGCTTCACCTGATGGCAGGAGTTCGTTAACGGAAACTCCTTCTGTGGACTCTACTGAGGCTTCATGTTCAGAAGCAGGTGGAACTGAAAATGTAAATGGTAAATTAGAAGATTTGTCGAATGATGCGAGTCCAGATTCACGTTTTCAGGAGCAAGGGTTGGGTGGAAAATCAGATATTGCCACAACTTCAGTAAGAGAAGATTCAATATCAGATAGATTTTCTCTTGCAGTACCTTTAGGACTTGATGAATTCAAAAACAGAGCAATCAGTTCCAGGAGTAGATACATGAGCAGCCATGCTGGGAGCATTAAACATAGAGTTGAGCCTGGAGGGGCCGAGCACAACTATGCTTCCTCATCAAAAGGAGCTAAGGTCTTAGCATCCAACAAGGATGCCTATGGTGCTTCTAATATCTTAAGCAAAGACAAGGACAAGTACCTTCGAAATCCATGCTCTGCTGAGGAAAAATTTGTTGTAATCGAACTCTCAGAAGAAACATTGGTTGACACAGTTGAAATAGCAAATTTTGAGCATCACTCATCCAATTTAAAAGAATTTGAGTTGCTAGGAAGTCAAGTTTATCCAACTGATACATGGACTAAACTCGGAAATTTTACTGCTGGAAACACAAAGCATGCTCACAGTTTTGTTCTTCCAGAGCCAAAATGGGTTAGATACCTAAAATTGAATTTGCTCAGTCATTATGGTTCAGAGTTTTACTGTACGCTCAGTGTTTTCGAAGTGTATGGCATGGATGCTGTTGAGAGGATGCTTGAGGATCTAATATCTGTTCAAGATAAGGTGATTGTGTCTGATGAATCACTTAGCCGAGAGACGCATATGCCCCATCGTCCAGTACCAGCTGAAGGTGACAGTTATCATAACGTTGATAGTGAAGTGGAACCTGAACTTGCTGTTGGGCACTCTGACACGAAACGAGTGGTAACAACAATTGATGTTCCAGATCCTGTTGAAGAAATTCGTCAGCATCAGGTTAACAGGATGCCCGGGGACAGTGTTCTCAAGATTCTTATGCAAAAAGTACGCACACTGGATTTGAATTTATCAGTTCTAGAGAGATATCTTGAGGAGCTCAATTTCAGATACAACAAGATCTTTAGAGAATTTGATAGAGAAATGGGAGAAAAAAATGTACTTCTGGAGAACATAAAATCAGACATAAGGGGTTTGCAGGACAGCAAAGAGGCTatg AGTAAAGAGGTCAATGATCTTGTGGCTTGGAAATCTTTTGTTTCCATGCAGCTGGATGATATAGTCAGAAGTAATGCTGTCCTCAG GTTGGAGGTGGAAAAAGTCCGGAGGAATCAAGTACATATGGAGAACAAGGgcattgttatttttcttgtatGCTTAACTTTTGGGTTCTTTGCACTTGTGAGGCTGCTGTTTGTAGATATGGCGTTGAGCATGTATAGGTCGCAGAATTCCGGGAAATTTTGGTCATTAGGTTCTTCCTGGTTTCTTCTACTACTGAGCTGCAGCATTACCATTATCATTCTGTCGTTGTAA
- the LOC113715142 gene encoding uncharacterized protein isoform X2 — MKNFQVMDGMKVESNQDVAPVPPPSHTLPEEEAERKARVDAVWQQMNKGLSGKALKSTFKYQSSSINKISPKPSSQNWMKVLGLAPKKTSSAAEGAPGKRPIVAQNGSSDDAKKLAAAALSAVKDAAAAAAAAAALSRGKVEVTEFRDFAGEEIEFKKLVDSSSKEAFDKGKASTGPASAVDAVLEQIKKKQKLSVLDKTKKDWGEFKEENKGLEEELETYKKSSNQYLDKVSFLQRTDYREFERERDARLAMQAKRKADMREDF; from the exons ATGAAAAATTTTC AAGTAATGGATGGTATGAAAGTGGAGTCGAATCAAGATGTTGCACCTGTTCCTCCTCCATCACACACACTGCCTGAAGAAGAAGCTG AAAGGAAAGCTAGGGTAGATGCTGTCTGGCAGCAGATGAATAAAGGACTGTCTGGGAAGGCTCTCAAATCCACCTTTAAATACCAGAGCTCAAGTATTAACAAAATTTCTCCAAAGCCTTCTTCACAG AATTGGATGAAAGTCCTTGGATTGGCACCAAAGAAGACATCATCAGCTGCAGAAGGTGCACCAGGGAAGCGTCCTATTGTAGCTCAAAATGGTAGTAGTGATGATGCAAAAAAGCTTGCTGCTGCCGCTCTCTCAGCAGTTAAAGATgctgcagcagcagcagcagcagcagcagctttGAGCCGAGGGAAAGTGGAG GTTACTGAATTTCGAGACTTTGCTGGTGAAGAGATTGAATTCAAGAAACTCGTTGATAGCAGCTCAAAAGAAGCATTTGATAAAGGCAAAGCCTCAACTGGCCCTGCTTCTGCTGTTGATGCTGTTcttgaacaaataaaaaagaagcaaaagctCAGCGTGCTTGACAAGACAAAGAAAGATTGGGGAGAGTTCAAGGAAGAAAATAAAGGATTGGAAGAAGAGCTTGAAACGTACAAAAAGAGTTCGAATCAGTATTTGGATAAGGTATCTTTCTTGCAACGTACTGATTACCGGGAATTTGAGCGGGAGAGAGATGCTCGACTTGCCATGCAGGCCAAGAGGAAGGCAGATATGCGAGAGGACTTTTGA
- the LOC113715142 gene encoding uncharacterized protein isoform X4, which translates to MKNFLMDGMKVESNQDVAPVPPPSHTLPEEEAERKARVDAVWQQMNKGLSGKALKSTFKYQSSSINKISPKPSSQNWMKVLGLAPKKTSSAAEGAPGKRPIVAQNGSSDDAKKLAAAALSAVKDAAAAAAAAAALSRGKVEVTEFRDFAGEEIEFKKLVDSSSKEAFDKGKASTGPASAVDAVLEQIKKKQKLSVLDKTKKDWGEFKEENKGLEEELETYKKSSNQYLDKVSFLQRTDYREFERERDARLAMQAKRKADMREDF; encoded by the exons ATGAAAAATTTTC TAATGGATGGTATGAAAGTGGAGTCGAATCAAGATGTTGCACCTGTTCCTCCTCCATCACACACACTGCCTGAAGAAGAAGCTG AAAGGAAAGCTAGGGTAGATGCTGTCTGGCAGCAGATGAATAAAGGACTGTCTGGGAAGGCTCTCAAATCCACCTTTAAATACCAGAGCTCAAGTATTAACAAAATTTCTCCAAAGCCTTCTTCACAG AATTGGATGAAAGTCCTTGGATTGGCACCAAAGAAGACATCATCAGCTGCAGAAGGTGCACCAGGGAAGCGTCCTATTGTAGCTCAAAATGGTAGTAGTGATGATGCAAAAAAGCTTGCTGCTGCCGCTCTCTCAGCAGTTAAAGATgctgcagcagcagcagcagcagcagcagctttGAGCCGAGGGAAAGTGGAG GTTACTGAATTTCGAGACTTTGCTGGTGAAGAGATTGAATTCAAGAAACTCGTTGATAGCAGCTCAAAAGAAGCATTTGATAAAGGCAAAGCCTCAACTGGCCCTGCTTCTGCTGTTGATGCTGTTcttgaacaaataaaaaagaagcaaaagctCAGCGTGCTTGACAAGACAAAGAAAGATTGGGGAGAGTTCAAGGAAGAAAATAAAGGATTGGAAGAAGAGCTTGAAACGTACAAAAAGAGTTCGAATCAGTATTTGGATAAGGTATCTTTCTTGCAACGTACTGATTACCGGGAATTTGAGCGGGAGAGAGATGCTCGACTTGCCATGCAGGCCAAGAGGAAGGCAGATATGCGAGAGGACTTTTGA
- the LOC113715142 gene encoding uncharacterized protein isoform X6: MDGMKVESNQDVAPVPPPSHTLPEEEAERKARVDAVWQQMNKGLSGKALKSTFKYQSSSINKISPKPSSQNWMKVLGLAPKKTSSAAEGAPGKRPIVAQNGSSDDAKKLAAAALSAVKDAAAAAAAAAALSRGKVEVTEFRDFAGEEIEFKKLVDSSSKEAFDKGKASTGPASAVDAVLEQIKKKQKLSVLDKTKKDWGEFKEENKGLEEELETYKKSSNQYLDKVSFLQRTDYREFERERDARLAMQAKRKADMREDF; the protein is encoded by the exons ATGGATGGTATGAAAGTGGAGTCGAATCAAGATGTTGCACCTGTTCCTCCTCCATCACACACACTGCCTGAAGAAGAAGCTG AAAGGAAAGCTAGGGTAGATGCTGTCTGGCAGCAGATGAATAAAGGACTGTCTGGGAAGGCTCTCAAATCCACCTTTAAATACCAGAGCTCAAGTATTAACAAAATTTCTCCAAAGCCTTCTTCACAG AATTGGATGAAAGTCCTTGGATTGGCACCAAAGAAGACATCATCAGCTGCAGAAGGTGCACCAGGGAAGCGTCCTATTGTAGCTCAAAATGGTAGTAGTGATGATGCAAAAAAGCTTGCTGCTGCCGCTCTCTCAGCAGTTAAAGATgctgcagcagcagcagcagcagcagcagctttGAGCCGAGGGAAAGTGGAG GTTACTGAATTTCGAGACTTTGCTGGTGAAGAGATTGAATTCAAGAAACTCGTTGATAGCAGCTCAAAAGAAGCATTTGATAAAGGCAAAGCCTCAACTGGCCCTGCTTCTGCTGTTGATGCTGTTcttgaacaaataaaaaagaagcaaaagctCAGCGTGCTTGACAAGACAAAGAAAGATTGGGGAGAGTTCAAGGAAGAAAATAAAGGATTGGAAGAAGAGCTTGAAACGTACAAAAAGAGTTCGAATCAGTATTTGGATAAGGTATCTTTCTTGCAACGTACTGATTACCGGGAATTTGAGCGGGAGAGAGATGCTCGACTTGCCATGCAGGCCAAGAGGAAGGCAGATATGCGAGAGGACTTTTGA
- the LOC113715142 gene encoding uncharacterized protein isoform X5, with product MDGMKVESNQDVAPVPPPSHTLPEEEAAERKARVDAVWQQMNKGLSGKALKSTFKYQSSSINKISPKPSSQNWMKVLGLAPKKTSSAAEGAPGKRPIVAQNGSSDDAKKLAAAALSAVKDAAAAAAAAAALSRGKVEVTEFRDFAGEEIEFKKLVDSSSKEAFDKGKASTGPASAVDAVLEQIKKKQKLSVLDKTKKDWGEFKEENKGLEEELETYKKSSNQYLDKVSFLQRTDYREFERERDARLAMQAKRKADMREDF from the exons ATGGATGGTATGAAAGTGGAGTCGAATCAAGATGTTGCACCTGTTCCTCCTCCATCACACACACTGCCTGAAGAAGAAGCTG CAGAAAGGAAAGCTAGGGTAGATGCTGTCTGGCAGCAGATGAATAAAGGACTGTCTGGGAAGGCTCTCAAATCCACCTTTAAATACCAGAGCTCAAGTATTAACAAAATTTCTCCAAAGCCTTCTTCACAG AATTGGATGAAAGTCCTTGGATTGGCACCAAAGAAGACATCATCAGCTGCAGAAGGTGCACCAGGGAAGCGTCCTATTGTAGCTCAAAATGGTAGTAGTGATGATGCAAAAAAGCTTGCTGCTGCCGCTCTCTCAGCAGTTAAAGATgctgcagcagcagcagcagcagcagcagctttGAGCCGAGGGAAAGTGGAG GTTACTGAATTTCGAGACTTTGCTGGTGAAGAGATTGAATTCAAGAAACTCGTTGATAGCAGCTCAAAAGAAGCATTTGATAAAGGCAAAGCCTCAACTGGCCCTGCTTCTGCTGTTGATGCTGTTcttgaacaaataaaaaagaagcaaaagctCAGCGTGCTTGACAAGACAAAGAAAGATTGGGGAGAGTTCAAGGAAGAAAATAAAGGATTGGAAGAAGAGCTTGAAACGTACAAAAAGAGTTCGAATCAGTATTTGGATAAGGTATCTTTCTTGCAACGTACTGATTACCGGGAATTTGAGCGGGAGAGAGATGCTCGACTTGCCATGCAGGCCAAGAGGAAGGCAGATATGCGAGAGGACTTTTGA
- the LOC113715142 gene encoding uncharacterized protein isoform X3 — MKNFLMDGMKVESNQDVAPVPPPSHTLPEEEAAERKARVDAVWQQMNKGLSGKALKSTFKYQSSSINKISPKPSSQNWMKVLGLAPKKTSSAAEGAPGKRPIVAQNGSSDDAKKLAAAALSAVKDAAAAAAAAAALSRGKVEVTEFRDFAGEEIEFKKLVDSSSKEAFDKGKASTGPASAVDAVLEQIKKKQKLSVLDKTKKDWGEFKEENKGLEEELETYKKSSNQYLDKVSFLQRTDYREFERERDARLAMQAKRKADMREDF, encoded by the exons ATGAAAAATTTTC TAATGGATGGTATGAAAGTGGAGTCGAATCAAGATGTTGCACCTGTTCCTCCTCCATCACACACACTGCCTGAAGAAGAAGCTG CAGAAAGGAAAGCTAGGGTAGATGCTGTCTGGCAGCAGATGAATAAAGGACTGTCTGGGAAGGCTCTCAAATCCACCTTTAAATACCAGAGCTCAAGTATTAACAAAATTTCTCCAAAGCCTTCTTCACAG AATTGGATGAAAGTCCTTGGATTGGCACCAAAGAAGACATCATCAGCTGCAGAAGGTGCACCAGGGAAGCGTCCTATTGTAGCTCAAAATGGTAGTAGTGATGATGCAAAAAAGCTTGCTGCTGCCGCTCTCTCAGCAGTTAAAGATgctgcagcagcagcagcagcagcagcagctttGAGCCGAGGGAAAGTGGAG GTTACTGAATTTCGAGACTTTGCTGGTGAAGAGATTGAATTCAAGAAACTCGTTGATAGCAGCTCAAAAGAAGCATTTGATAAAGGCAAAGCCTCAACTGGCCCTGCTTCTGCTGTTGATGCTGTTcttgaacaaataaaaaagaagcaaaagctCAGCGTGCTTGACAAGACAAAGAAAGATTGGGGAGAGTTCAAGGAAGAAAATAAAGGATTGGAAGAAGAGCTTGAAACGTACAAAAAGAGTTCGAATCAGTATTTGGATAAGGTATCTTTCTTGCAACGTACTGATTACCGGGAATTTGAGCGGGAGAGAGATGCTCGACTTGCCATGCAGGCCAAGAGGAAGGCAGATATGCGAGAGGACTTTTGA
- the LOC113715142 gene encoding uncharacterized protein isoform X1, with protein sequence MKNFQVMDGMKVESNQDVAPVPPPSHTLPEEEAAERKARVDAVWQQMNKGLSGKALKSTFKYQSSSINKISPKPSSQNWMKVLGLAPKKTSSAAEGAPGKRPIVAQNGSSDDAKKLAAAALSAVKDAAAAAAAAAALSRGKVEVTEFRDFAGEEIEFKKLVDSSSKEAFDKGKASTGPASAVDAVLEQIKKKQKLSVLDKTKKDWGEFKEENKGLEEELETYKKSSNQYLDKVSFLQRTDYREFERERDARLAMQAKRKADMREDF encoded by the exons ATGAAAAATTTTC AAGTAATGGATGGTATGAAAGTGGAGTCGAATCAAGATGTTGCACCTGTTCCTCCTCCATCACACACACTGCCTGAAGAAGAAGCTG CAGAAAGGAAAGCTAGGGTAGATGCTGTCTGGCAGCAGATGAATAAAGGACTGTCTGGGAAGGCTCTCAAATCCACCTTTAAATACCAGAGCTCAAGTATTAACAAAATTTCTCCAAAGCCTTCTTCACAG AATTGGATGAAAGTCCTTGGATTGGCACCAAAGAAGACATCATCAGCTGCAGAAGGTGCACCAGGGAAGCGTCCTATTGTAGCTCAAAATGGTAGTAGTGATGATGCAAAAAAGCTTGCTGCTGCCGCTCTCTCAGCAGTTAAAGATgctgcagcagcagcagcagcagcagcagctttGAGCCGAGGGAAAGTGGAG GTTACTGAATTTCGAGACTTTGCTGGTGAAGAGATTGAATTCAAGAAACTCGTTGATAGCAGCTCAAAAGAAGCATTTGATAAAGGCAAAGCCTCAACTGGCCCTGCTTCTGCTGTTGATGCTGTTcttgaacaaataaaaaagaagcaaaagctCAGCGTGCTTGACAAGACAAAGAAAGATTGGGGAGAGTTCAAGGAAGAAAATAAAGGATTGGAAGAAGAGCTTGAAACGTACAAAAAGAGTTCGAATCAGTATTTGGATAAGGTATCTTTCTTGCAACGTACTGATTACCGGGAATTTGAGCGGGAGAGAGATGCTCGACTTGCCATGCAGGCCAAGAGGAAGGCAGATATGCGAGAGGACTTTTGA
- the LOC113715134 gene encoding berberine bridge enzyme-like D-2, protein MKKLMNMVVFDEPLTFVILRLLISIILITSFAVHPSLCTATATATDHEDMKNSTSSNSTRSSWILATCLADYGVNNFTLFPSYHHHLGQDAKLYYTFLDFSISNLRFAQPSVPKPAAIIMPQTKDQLVNTLLCCRGNLGGGSFEIRVRSGGHSYEGTSSVATDGSPFVIIDLMNLNRISVDLESQTAWVGGGATLGQTYYAISEASRDRGFSAGSCPTVGVGGHISGGGFGFLSRKYGVAADNVEDALLVDAAGRVLDREAMGEEVFWAIRGGGGGIWGIIYAWKIKLVEVPRTVTAFTLSRPGTKNYVGRLVEKWQHVAPKLSDDFYLSVSLASDSSEGLPPTIQVSATFDGLFLGTKREALSALIKVFPELRLREGDCKEMSWIESVIYFSGLEPAGNSSTVEAPQLRDRYSPNKSFFKAKSDYVRAPISSTGIRTALDMLQKEPKGYVILDPYGGFMERTSSESIAFPHRRGNLFSIQYMVDWEEKDDHGSNGYIHWIRGFYSAMAPFVSSAPRAAYVNYLDLDLGVMNTSNNDKETADGAVERARAWGEKYFLGNYDRLVKAKTRIDPLNVFRNQQGIPPLPAAN, encoded by the coding sequence ATGAAGAAGCTGATGAATATGGTGGTTTTTGATGAACCACTAACATTTGTTATCCTGCGTCTACTTATTAGCATCATCCTCATCACGTCATTTGCCGTCCACCCTTCCTTGTGTACTGCTACTGCTACCGCTACTGATCATGAAGACATGAAGAacagcaccagcagcaacagtACTCGTAGCAGCTGGATTCTTGCTACTTGTTTAGCTGATTATGGGGTCAACAATTTCACCCTCTTCCCAAGTTATCATCATCATCTTGGTCAAGACGCCAAGCTTTATTACACCTTCCTCGATTTCTCCATAAGCAACCTTAGGTTCGCCCAACCCTCCGTACCTAAGCCCGCTGCAATTATCATGCCCCAGACCAAAGACCAACTAGTCAACACCCTCCTGTGCTGTAGGGGCAACTTAGGAGGAGGATCTTTTGAGATCAGGGTCAGGTCCGGGGGACACAGCTACGAGGGCACTTCCTCAGTTGCTACTGATGGCTCTCCCTTCGTCATCATCGACCTCATGAATCTGAACCGGATTTCTGTGGATTTGGAGTCCCAAACGGCGTGGGTGGGAGGAGGTGCCACCCTGGGCCAAACTTACTATGCTATTTCCGAGGCCAGCAGAGATCGTGGCTTCTCAGCTGGGTCTTGCCCGACGGTGGGGGTTGGAGGGCACATCTCAGGAGGGGGTTTCGGTTTCCTGTCCAGGAAATACGGGGTGGCAGCTGATAACGTGGAGGATGCGCTGCTGGTGGATGCAGCTGGACGGGTTTTGGACAGGGAAGCCATGGGAGAGGAAGTGTTCTGGGCCATTCGGGGAGGCGGTGGAGGGATTTGGGGGATCATTTACGCCTGGAAGATCAAGTTAGTCGAGGTCCCTCGAACCGTGACGGCTTTCACATTGTCCCGACCTGGCACCAAAAACTACGTGGGGAGGCTTGTGGAGAAGTGGCAGCACGTTGCACCAAAGCTGAGTGATGATTTTTACCTATCAGTTTCCCTAGCTTCGGATTCGTCGGAAGGGCTTCCGCCAACTATCCAAGTATCAGCGACATTTGATGGGCTTTTCCTGGGTACTAAAAGGGAAGCTTTGTCCGCATTGATCAAGGTTTTTCCGGAGCTACGTCTCCGAGAAGGAGACTGCAAGGAAATGAGCTGGATCGAGTCCGTAATTTATTTCTCTGGGTTGGAGCCCGCCGGAAACAGCAGCACCGTGGAAGCCCCTCAGCTGAGAGATCGTTACTCGCCAAACAAATCATTTTTTAAGGCTAAATCAGACTACGTGAGGGCCCCGATTTCCAGCACCGGAATAAGGACAGCCCTTGACATGCTACAGAAAGAACCAAAAGGGTACGTGATCTTAGATCCTTATGGGGGATTCATGGAAAGGACCAGCAGCGAATCCATCGCTTTCCCTCACAGACGTGGCAACCTTTTCTCCATCCAATACATGGTGGACTGGGAGGAAAAGGACGACCACGGGAGCAACGGGTACATCCACTGGATAAGAGGATTCTACAGTGCAATggcgccttttgtttcctccgCTCCCAGAGCCGCCTACGTCAATTACCTGGATCTTGACCTCGGAGTCATGAACACCAGCAACAACGACAAAGAAACTGCAGATGGCGCCGTGGAAAGGGCCAGAGCTTGGGGTGAGAAGTATTTCTTGGGTAACTATGATAGGCTAGTGAAAGCGAAAACTCGCATTGATCCCCTCAACGTCTTTAGGAATCAACAGGGCATTCCTCCATTGCCCGCTGCCAATTGA
- the LOC113715133 gene encoding uncharacterized protein, which yields MFKKAAEVKSQQRLSGADRKKLRRTVAARFPNASDADIDSLLPPKAEITVSKYPNRILVYCVEGAHPMFFDIDGRGTEILPTVYALWKVPELLPAFWLKGGEVSRYVLGGADLMFPGVYIPAEGLPNFLAGEPWAVKVPGNPAPIAVGLTMMSATEASKAGLRGKALKISHYYGDTLWESVENPYVPNAGFFEDVVFEDPAFVSACEASDSCEGDVSVDDGNAVNNEEIGDVVDVKDDQSAGAASTALTDEANEITEQLVSGLGDLKMNETDATDELNAVDQHSLSIEDVDALLDKCLLQALHTTVKENDLPMSGSSLWSGHVLPCRPSGVTLDIKKSSYKKLSKWLQAKASAGLISVKEDKHKKEVTLFSVNRSHPDYESFRPEKKKAVKGGQSTVTQGIHDGQAPKVFELSEVYKPSVHVNPIFISVGVELGKFFSAPEASDIVFQYVEKQSLVKPTDRSMVTLDATLCDALYKGAIKKGSTYPTEIHKKDLGSTFISRMQAHHRVTRGSETVIRKGGLKPIQIMTERRQGNKKVTKLSGLESFLIDAEALSSELQKKFACSTTVAELPGKKGLEVLVQGGVIDDLAKHLIEQYRIPKRYIEVLDKTKK from the exons atgttCAAGAAGGCAGCGGAAGTGAAGTCACAACAGCGTCTATCTGGCGCCGACCGGAAGAAGCTAAGGCGAACTGTTGCAGCCCGCTTTCCCAATGCCTCCGATGCCGATATCGATTCCTTACTTCCTCCTAAG GCAGAGATAACTGTTTCCAAGTATCCAAATCGAATTCTTGTATATTGTGTGGAGGGTGCCCATCCCATGTTTTTCGATATTGATGGGCGTGGCACAGAAATATTGCCCACAG TTTATGCTCTTTGGAAGGTCCCAGAACTTTTGCCTGCATTTTGGCTGAAAGGGGGTGAAGTTTCTCGGTATGTACTTGGGGGGGCAGATTTGATGTTCCCTGGCGTTTACATACCTGCTGAAGGTCTTCCAAATTTTTTAGCCGGGGAGCCATGGGCAGTGAAAGTTCCTGGCAATCCTGCTCCAATAGCT GTTGGATTGACCATGATGAGTGCCACTGAAGCTTCAAAAGCTGGTTTACGTGGAAAGGCCTTAAAAATTAGTCATTACTATGGAGACACACTTTG GGAATCAGTAGAAAATCCTTATGTTCCAAATGCTGGTTTTTTTGAAGATGTTGTCTTCGAGGATCCTGCTTTTGTATCGGCTTGTGAGGCTTCGGATTCATGTGAAGGTGATGTTTCAGTTGATGATGGAAATGCAGTCAACAATGAAGAAATTGGAGATGTGGTGGATGTTAAAGATGATCAGTCCGCTGGTGCTGCTTCTACAGCTCTAACTGATGAGGCAAATGAAATTACTGAGCAGTTAGTCTCGGGTCTGGGTGATTTGAAGATGAATGAAACTGATGCAACAGATGAATTGAATGCTGTGGACCAACATTCATTATCTATTGAGGATGTTGATGCATTACTGGACAAGTGCCTTTTGCAGGCCTTGCACACAACAGTCAAGGAGAATGACCTTCCCATGTCTGGAAGTTCTTTATG GTCAGGTCATGTGCTACCTTGCAGGCCTTCAGGTGTTACATTAGATATAAAGAAATCCTCTTACAAGAAACTGTCAAAGTGGCTACAAGCTAAAGCCTCTGCAGGACTT ATTTCAGTAAAAGAAGATAAACATAAAAAGGAGGTGACATTGTTTTCGGTTAATCGTAGTCATCCAGACTATGAATCCTTCAGGCCTGAGAAAAAGAAAGCAGTGAAGGGCGGACAATCAACTGTGACACAAGGTATCCATGACGGGCAGGCACCTAAAGTATTTGAACTGTCTGAGGTTTACAAACCAAGTGTTCATGTGAACCCTATTTTTATCTCTGTTGGTGTGGAGCTGGGGAAATTTTTTAGTGCTCCTGAAGCCTCTGATATTGTCTTCCAGTATGTTGAAAAACAAAGTCTTGTCAAGCCAACAGACAGATCCATGGTGACTTTAGATGCAACTCTTTGTGATGCTTTATACAAAGGGGCCATAAAGAAAGGATCAACCTATCCAACAGAAATTCATAAGAAAGATTTAGGATCAACTTTTATTAGTCGGATGCAAGCCCATCACAgagtaacaaggggcagtgaaACTGTCATTCGCAAAGGTGGTTTAAAGCCAATTCAGATAATGACTGAACGGAGGCAGGGGAACAAGAAAGTTACGAAACTTTCAGGATTAGAATCGTTTTTAATAGATGCTGAGGCATTATCTTCAGAGCTGCAGAAGAAGTTTGCTTGTAGTACCACTGTGGCAGAACTCCCTG GAAAGAAGGGACTCGAAGTTTTGGTTCAAGGGGGTGTGATTGATGATCTTGCGAAACACCTGATTGAGCAATACAGAATACCTAAGAGATATATCGAAGTTCTTgataaaacaaagaaatga